The following DNA comes from Candidatus Kaelpia aquatica.
GATTGTTCAGAAATAACATCAACCATTCTTTGAGAACGGAACTTTACAACGCCATCCTTCAAAGCAAAGAGCGTATCGTCTCTGCCTTTGCCTACGTTCCAGCCGGGCTTAAACTTAGTACCACGCTGCCTTATAATTATAGATCCAGCAGATACGCGTTCTCCGCCAAAATTCTTAATACCGAGGCGCTGAGAATTGGAATCACGACCATTTCTAGTACTTCCGCCACCTTTTTTATGTGCCATATTAAGCCTCCGGAATAGACCCTATCTTAACTTTAGATAAAATCTGTCTATGCC
Coding sequences within:
- the rpmA gene encoding 50S ribosomal protein L27 — protein: MAHKKGGGSTRNGRDSNSQRLGIKNFGGERVSAGSIIIRQRGTKFKPGWNVGKGRDDTLFALKDGVVKFRSQRMVDVISEQS